A single genomic interval of Pyrus communis chromosome 7, drPyrComm1.1, whole genome shotgun sequence harbors:
- the LOC137740201 gene encoding katanin p60 ATPase-containing subunit A1-like has translation MVGPTLVGLQDHLKLAREYAMEGLYDTSLIFFDGGIAQINKHLNTLDDPLIRAKWMNVKKALCEEAEVVKHLDAERRAFKDIPAGRRPSSPPIHAKSSFVFQPLDEYPTSSGFPMDDPDVWRPPSRDTSGRRPGKAGQGGMRKSPQDATWARSSATKTGTPGRGAKAGGSSRANSGARTSTSGKKGTGSGKSSKADSVNGDAEDGKSKRSQYEGPDPDLAEMLERDVLETSPGVRWDDVAGLQEAKRLLEEAVVLPLWMPEYFQGIRRPWKGVLMFGPPGTGKTLLAKAVATECGTTFFNVSSATLASKWRGESERMVRCLFDLARAYAPSTIFIDEIDSLCNSRGASGEHESSRRVKSELLVQVDGVNNTGTNEDGTRKIVMVLAATNFPWDIDEALRRRLEKRIYIPLPNFESRKALIQINLKTVEVAPDVDMDDVARRTEGYSGDDLTNVCRDASLNGMRRKIAGKTRDEIKSMSKDDISKDPVAMCDFEEALGKVQRSVSQADIERHEKWFHEFGSA, from the exons atggtggGGCCAACGCTGGTGGGTCTACAAGACCACCTGAAGCTAGCGAGGGAATACGCAATGGAAGGGCTCTACGACACCTCCCTGATCTTCTTCGATGGGGGCATTGCTCAGATCAACAA GCACCTAAACACGCTTGATGATCCGTTGATTCGCGCAAAATGGATGAATGTAAAGAAGGCACTTTGTGAGGAAGCAGAGGTTGTGAAGCACTTAGATGCAGAGAGAAGAGCATTTAAGGACATTCCTGCAGGCCGGCGCCCTTCGTCACCTCCAATACATGCTAAGTCGTCATTTGTTTTTCAACCCTTAGATGAATACCCAACTTCTTCTGGTTTTCCAATGGATGATCCTGATGTGTGGAGGCCACCAAGTCGGGACACTTCAGGTAGAAGGCCTGGGAAGGCTGGTCAAGGTGGTATGAGGAAGTCACCACAAGATGCAACTTGGGCTCGTAGCTCTGCAACCAAAACAGGCACACCTGGCCGTGGTGCAAAAGCTGGTGGATCAAGTAGGGCTAACTCAGGGGCACGAACATCTACTAGTGGAAAGAAAGGCACGGGTTCTGGCAAATCTAGCAAGGCAGATTCAGTG AATGGTGATGCTGAAGATGGAAAGTCAAAGAGGTCGCAGTATGAGGGTCCTGATCCTGATTTGGCTGAAATGCTTGAAAGGGACGTATTGGAAACCAGTCCTGGAGTGAGATGGGATGATGTTGCGGGTTTACAAGAAGCAAAAAGACTTTTAGAGGAAGCCGTTGTGCTTCCTTTGTGGATGCCTGAATATTTTCAG GGAATTAGGAGGCCGTGGAAGGGTGTTCTTATGTTCGGTCCTCCTGGAACGGGGAAGACATTACTTGCTAAAGCTGTTGCTACTGAGTGTGGCACAACTTTTTTCAATGTCTCCTCTGCTACTTTAGCTTCAAAATGGCGTGGAGAGAGTGAACGTATGGTTCGGTGCTTATTTGATCTTGCTAGAGCTTATGCACCGAGTACAATCTTCATCGATGAAATTGATTCGCTTTGCAATTCCCGGGG GGCATCAGGGGAGCATGAGTCATCCAGAAGGGTGAAATCTGAACTTCTAGTTCAGGTAGATGGGGTCAACAATACTGGCACGAATGAAGATGGTACTCGTAAAATAGTGATGGTTCTGGCAGCTACTAACTTCCCATGGGACATAGACGAGGCGCTCAG GAGGAGGCTGGAGAAACGTATATATATTCCCCTACCAAATTTTGAGAGCCGTAAAGCACTTATTCAGATAAATTTGAAAACTGTGGAG GTGGCCCCTGACGTAGATATGGATGATGTGGCTCGTCGCACAGAAGGATATAGTGGTGATGATCTCACAAACGTTTGCCgggatgcttccttgaatgggaTGAGGCGCAAAATAGCTGGAAAGACCCGTGATGAGATTAAGAGCATGTCCAAGGACGATATTTCAAAGGATCCTGTTGCCATGTGCGACTTTGAAGAAGCCTTGGGGAAGGTCCAACGGAGTGTTTCTCAAGCTGATATTGAACGGCATGAGAAATGGTTTCACGAATTCGGATCAGCATAG